The window TTCCTTCTTCATCACTTTCAGGTTTATCTCTTTTAGAAATTTCTTCTTCACTAAGACCAGTAGACACTGTACCTCCCGCTTGATCTTGATGTACTGGAGTGACTTGCGGTGATGATttgtctttttcttcttctttttcttcctcttcttctttatcttcctcttcttcttttcctttttcttcacTATCAGTACCGCTTTCTTGAACTTCCCCCTGATCAGCTCTTTGTTGTTCTGCTTCTACTCTTCTTCCTGCTGCACTTTCTTCATCTGTAACATCACCAGTACTACTATCTTCATCTTCATGCTGTTTTTCCCTTTTAACTGATTCATCTCCTTTATGTATCACTGTTTCTACGTGGACCGTACTATCTGACTGTGGTAAATTTTTTGCTTGTTCTTGTGATAACGATGATGCTACATCTGCTGAGGGATCTTCTAACTTTTCAGGTGGACTACCTGGTAATGATCTTTCTTCATTTTCCAGTTGTTCATCTGATTCTGATTCTGGCAATCCTTCTCTATGGGTTGGTTGTGTCTCTCCATGTGGTTGAGAATGTTGTTGTGGTTGAAGCTGTGAATCGTTTTCTTCTTGTAATTGTTCCACTTTTTCTGGTGCTGATGGTGGCAATTCTGAAGGTGGTACTTCTTCCACTTTAGGTGCTTTATTGTCCTGATCCTGTTGACCATCTTGTAATGTGGTTTCTGAATCGTCTGGATTATCTTCTGATACAGAAGGAGGCGTATCTCTAGTTGGTGAATTATCTGGTGTTAAATCCGACGATTCCGTACCCAATTCTCCTGTAACGGGTTCTTTTGGATTAGGACCATCTGCAGATATACCTTCCCCTGCAGAGACATCTCTTTCTGTAAGCATAGATCCTTCTGTATCATCATTCCTGGATTCAACTTCACTATTCTCCACGGGTTTACTTCTACCATCAACTTCAGTGCTTCCTTCTTCATCACTTTCAGGTTTATCTCTTTTAGAAATTTCTTCTTCACTAAGACCAGTAGACACTGTACCTCCCGCTTGATCTTGATGTACTGGAGTGACTTGCGGTGATGATttgtctttttcttcttctttttcttcctcttcttctttatcttcctcttcttctttttcttcctctttttctttGCTTGATCCAGGATTATGTACAATTCCTGAAGCCCTTTCTTCAGAATTTGATTCATCTCTTGATAACTGTGTTTCTAATTGTCCATCTGGTAATGCACTTGATTTTTCTTCTAATGGTTCATCTGATTGTGCCTCTAATTGTTCTTCTGATTGTGCCTCTAATTGTTCTTCTGATTGTGCCTCTAATTGTTCTTCTGATTGTGCCTCTAATTGTTCATCTGATTGTGCCTCTAATTGTTCATCTGATTGTGCCTCTAATTTTGCTTCTAACTGTGCCTCTAGTTGTGCCTCTAGTTGTGCCTGCAATTGTGCTTCTACTTGGGAATCTGCATTATCCTGTTCAtcttttaaagaaatattttttcctgaaAATCCATTTCGtaaattatgttttactTCAACtgtattttcttctttatgaACTTCATTTCTGGATGTTCCACTGCCTTCATTTATACAtagatttataaaaaataagaaaaaggagATATGTAACACTTTATTCATTGtctattataattttaaaaaatatgaaaaaaattatatcacATTAAAAAGTTGGAAAATAATGAACGGATAGTACATATTTAAGAAGAGGGGTAACATTGGTTTTaactgttttattttattttttctttagcaaaaatagaaaaatgacaattattaattttgttatctgcaatgaaatatttttttataaaattaatttttaataaacataaatattacattatttatgtttCACAGAGGTGgtagaaaaattttaattgtaaaatGCTTAATTTTCTGAAAATGATCAGAAAAAAtctacgaaaaaaaaaaaaaataaatatatatatatatatagccatatataatatgtgtatatatatatgcttaacACACGAACTTCGGTTTTTCGATGACGTTGACTCAGCTAatgaattttcttttaaatattattttttatttaaacaataaaaattaccTAATATTTGCATAAACTTCAAATAACTTTTCGATTTGGAATAGCAGAAACGTATATATTATGGGTGCATTAGAACagttcattttaaaaaagaggGGAAATTAACTTGATCTTCATTTTcctttaacatttttaatactactttaattttcatttaaagaACAAAAACAATCGAAGTTGTATAGTAGAcgtctatatttttaaatattatcttCAGAATATTTCATCAATTGTATTATGCACATTTAtccataaaattaaaataaaatctgAAGTTAAAAATGAAGTTAAACTTGCaattaaaattagaataatttttccatCTGTGGTGTTTCactttattatatgaataaataaaaaaagaaaaaaaagaaaaaaaaaaatgaacaataataaataattaaagagGACAGTGAAATTCGttaatttgtaaataatataaaatgtgaaGTAGTGTAATGTAATAGCATTTCCTAGTGAACACCATATTATGACGAGTAATggagaaaaggaaaaattatattatagatGCATTATAACTAATTGACATGATGTTTCACAAATGTAACATGTAACTAAATCCGTTAAAGCAGTTAATTATTGTGTTATTTTCATGTTGTTCCAAAAAGTGCagtaattctttttaattatatataaat of the Plasmodium malariae genome assembly, chromosome: 6 genome contains:
- the PmUG01_06022300 gene encoding merozoite surface protein 3, putative, which encodes MNKVLHISFFLFFINLCINEGSGTSRNEVHKEENTVEVKHNLRNGFSGKNISLKDEQDNADSQVEAQLQAQLEAQLEAQLEAKLEAQSDEQLEAQSDEQLEAQSEEQLEAQSEEQLEAQSEEQLEAQSDEPLEEKSSALPDGQLETQLSRDESNSEERASGIVHNPGSSKEKEEEKEEEEDKEEEEEKEEEKDKSSPQVTPVHQDQAGGTVSTGLSEEEISKRDKPESDEEGSTEVDGRSKPVENSEVESRNDDTEGSMLTERDVSAGEGISADGPNPKEPVTGELGTESSDLTPDNSPTRDTPPSVSEDNPDDSETTLQDGQQDQDNKAPKVEEVPPSELPPSAPEKVEQLQEENDSQLQPQQHSQPHGETQPTHREGLPESESDEQLENEERSLPGSPPEKLEDPSADVASSLSQEQAKNLPQSDSTVHVETVIHKGDESVKREKQHEDEDSSTGDVTDEESAAGRRVEAEQQRADQGEVQESGTDSEEKGKEEEEDKEEEEEKEEEKDKSSPQVTPVHQDQAGGTVSTGLSEEEISKRDKPESDEEGSTEVDGRSKPVENSEVESRNDDTEGSMLTERDVSAGEGISADGPNPKEPVTGELGTESSDLTPDNSPTRDTPPSVSEDNPDDSETTLQDGQQDQDNKAPKVEEVPPSELPPSAPEKVEQLQEENDSQLQPQQHSQPHGETQPTHREGLPESESDEQLENEERSLPGSPPEKLEDPSADVASSLSQEQAKNLPQSDSTVHVETVIHKGDESVKREKQHEDEDSSTGDVTDEESAAGRRVEAEQQRADQGEVQESGTDSEEKGKEEDEDKQQVKEVEEDKEDKQNILDPVNLPEGTTHNTVDENEKVVEEKEDQQKEEEKEDQQKEEEKVEIKEEDVKNIVQEILQEGETEEAEEAEETSEDLSEENSQINEAEDKNKESEKENGKEASNVPPNDITAYKELSMEYEHINEAKKFSDDLIKSLVTSIGGDTSTVNVLKDLEKDMRQFFLQI